One window from the genome of Thermococcus siculi encodes:
- a CDS encoding PINc/VapC family ATPase — MKVFVADTSVIVDGRLTQFLSTLSEKVKVVIPEAVVAEIEHQANEGKAIGHVGLEELKKLRRMAEEERILLEFHGDRPELWQIRRAKAGEIDHMVREIARELGATLVTGDQVQRDVAIAKGIDVVYLTAKKELRHRLEDFFDETTMSVHLKGGLRPFAKKGRPGDWKFVPVRDEVLTDKELEEIADDIVERARRDPESFIEMDEPGATVVQLRNYRIVIAKPPFADRIEITAVRPVKKLSIDDYELSEELMARLADKAEGILIAGAPGEGKTTFAQALAEWYASMGKVVKTMEKPRDLQVGEEITQYTALNGRMELTGDILLLVRPDYTIFDEMRKTSDFKIYADLRLAGVGMVGVVHATKPIDAVQRFIGRVELGMIPQIVDTVIFIKAGRVAKVLTLEYLVKVPSGMKEEDLARPVIEVRDFETGELEYEIYTYGEEISVVPVKKEEKAPALKLAEKRLKQEIKKFLPDVYTEVEIVSPHKAVIYADEFDIPAIIGKKGKRITDLEKRVGISIDVKSFAEREEKKPKERIPVEVEEKKKTIVLRVSPDYAKKPLKFYGGEQYVFTATPSKKGLVKVSKSTPIGKELKRLLDAGIPVWATT, encoded by the coding sequence ATGAAGGTGTTTGTGGCCGATACGAGCGTGATTGTGGATGGACGCTTAACGCAGTTCCTCTCAACGCTCAGCGAGAAGGTCAAGGTCGTGATTCCAGAGGCGGTTGTGGCGGAGATAGAGCACCAGGCGAACGAGGGAAAGGCGATTGGACACGTCGGTCTTGAGGAGCTTAAGAAGCTCAGGAGAATGGCGGAAGAGGAGAGGATCCTCCTCGAGTTCCACGGTGACAGACCGGAACTCTGGCAGATAAGGCGCGCCAAGGCCGGCGAGATAGACCACATGGTCCGCGAGATAGCGAGGGAGCTGGGTGCGACCCTCGTTACGGGCGACCAGGTTCAGCGCGATGTGGCCATTGCAAAGGGCATAGACGTGGTCTATCTCACTGCCAAGAAGGAGCTGAGGCACCGCCTGGAGGACTTCTTCGATGAAACGACGATGAGCGTCCACCTCAAGGGCGGCCTCAGACCCTTCGCCAAGAAGGGCCGCCCCGGCGACTGGAAGTTCGTTCCGGTGAGGGACGAGGTTCTCACTGACAAGGAGCTGGAGGAGATAGCGGACGACATCGTCGAGAGGGCCAGGCGCGACCCGGAGAGCTTCATCGAGATGGACGAGCCTGGAGCTACCGTGGTCCAGCTCAGGAACTACCGCATAGTCATCGCCAAGCCGCCCTTCGCGGATAGGATAGAGATAACCGCGGTCAGGCCCGTCAAGAAGCTGAGCATAGATGACTACGAGCTGAGCGAGGAGCTAATGGCACGCCTCGCCGACAAGGCCGAGGGAATCCTCATCGCCGGAGCACCCGGTGAAGGAAAGACCACCTTCGCTCAGGCACTAGCCGAGTGGTACGCCTCGATGGGTAAGGTCGTCAAGACCATGGAGAAGCCGCGCGACCTTCAGGTTGGTGAGGAGATAACGCAGTACACCGCTTTGAACGGCAGGATGGAGCTTACGGGCGACATACTCCTCCTCGTCAGGCCGGACTACACAATATTCGACGAGATGAGGAAGACGAGCGATTTCAAGATATACGCCGATCTGAGGCTCGCTGGAGTTGGAATGGTCGGAGTCGTCCACGCGACCAAGCCGATAGACGCGGTGCAGAGGTTCATCGGCAGGGTCGAGCTGGGAATGATACCCCAGATAGTCGATACCGTCATCTTCATCAAGGCCGGTAGGGTTGCGAAGGTCCTAACGCTCGAGTACCTCGTCAAGGTTCCGAGCGGAATGAAGGAGGAGGACCTGGCGAGGCCGGTTATAGAGGTTCGCGACTTCGAGACCGGCGAGCTTGAGTACGAGATATACACCTATGGCGAGGAGATAAGCGTCGTTCCAGTAAAGAAGGAGGAGAAGGCCCCGGCACTTAAGCTCGCCGAAAAGAGGCTCAAGCAGGAGATAAAGAAGTTCCTTCCGGATGTCTACACCGAGGTCGAGATAGTCAGCCCCCACAAGGCCGTAATCTACGCCGACGAGTTTGACATTCCAGCGATAATCGGCAAGAAGGGGAAGAGGATAACCGACCTGGAGAAGAGGGTCGGCATAAGCATCGACGTCAAGAGCTTCGCCGAGCGCGAGGAGAAGAAACCGAAGGAGAGGATACCCGTCGAGGTCGAGGAGAAGAAGAAAACGATAGTCCTCAGGGTTTCGCCCGACTACGCCAAGAAGCCGCTCAAGTTCTATGGGGGAGAACAGTACGTCTTCACCGCAACGCCGAGCAAGAAGGGCCTCGTCAAGGTCAGCAAGAGCACACCCATAGGGAAAGAACTCAAGAGGCTCCTCGATGCCGGAATACCCGTGTGGGCCACCACCTGA
- the minD gene encoding cell division ATPase MinD: MGRLISIASGKGGTGKTTTAANLSIALGKMGYKVCAVDADITMANLSLVMGIDDAYTTIHDVLAGRADITDAIYATTYENVHVIPAAIDWEHVIRADPRKLPETIKPLKRKFDFVIIDSPAGLQMDAMNAMMSGEEVLLVTNPEISCLTDTMKVGMVLRKAGLAVLGFVLNRYGRSENDIPPDVAEEVMEIPLLAVIPEDPPVREATLEGVPVVEYRPNSPGAKAFMELAERITRIAGLKARVMG, translated from the coding sequence ATGGGAAGGCTCATCTCAATAGCCAGTGGCAAAGGGGGCACCGGGAAGACCACAACCGCCGCCAACCTCTCCATCGCACTGGGAAAGATGGGCTACAAGGTCTGCGCGGTTGACGCCGACATCACGATGGCCAACCTGAGCCTCGTCATGGGCATAGACGACGCCTACACCACCATCCACGACGTCCTAGCAGGTAGGGCCGACATAACCGATGCGATATACGCCACGACCTACGAGAACGTCCACGTCATTCCTGCGGCGATAGACTGGGAGCACGTCATAAGGGCCGACCCCAGGAAGCTCCCGGAGACGATAAAGCCCCTGAAAAGGAAGTTCGACTTCGTGATAATAGACTCGCCCGCCGGCCTGCAGATGGACGCCATGAACGCCATGATGAGCGGTGAGGAGGTTCTTCTCGTCACGAACCCCGAGATATCCTGCCTGACCGACACGATGAAGGTCGGAATGGTCCTGAGAAAGGCGGGTCTTGCGGTTCTCGGCTTCGTCCTGAACCGCTATGGGAGGAGCGAGAACGACATACCTCCGGATGTCGCCGAGGAGGTCATGGAGATACCCCTGCTGGCGGTTATCCCCGAGGATCCCCCCGTCAGGGAGGCCACCCTTGAAGGTGTCCCCGTGGTCGAGTACAGGCCCAACTCCCCGGGTGCGAAGGCCTTCATGGAGCTTGCAGAGAGGATAACCAGGATAGCCGGCCTCAAGGCAAGGGTGATGGGATGA
- a CDS encoding ATP/GTP-binding protein produces the protein MILAFVGTAGSGKTTLTGAFGKYLEGNGYSVAYVNLDTGVKNLPYSPDVDVRESVTAWELMEEGYGPNGAIVESYDRLLPAIGEYVSKILKLDGERDYVLIDTPGQMETFLFHEFGIRLMENLPEPLTVYLFSPDILRKPSDFCFARFFALMIDLRLGTTTVPALSKVDTVERIDDYRKFLDDIEYLTARLKLDPSTQGLLAYKMCSTLPELAPPTRVVYLSAKTGEGFDELETLAYEHYCTCGDLT, from the coding sequence ATGATACTGGCCTTCGTGGGCACCGCGGGAAGCGGAAAGACCACGCTGACCGGGGCCTTTGGAAAGTACCTCGAGGGGAACGGCTACTCCGTTGCCTACGTCAACCTCGACACAGGGGTAAAGAACCTCCCCTACTCCCCGGACGTCGACGTCAGGGAAAGCGTTACAGCCTGGGAGCTGATGGAGGAAGGCTACGGACCCAACGGGGCGATAGTTGAGAGCTACGACAGACTTCTGCCCGCGATCGGTGAGTACGTTTCAAAAATTCTGAAACTCGACGGGGAGAGGGACTACGTCCTGATAGACACGCCGGGACAGATGGAGACCTTCCTCTTCCACGAGTTTGGAATAAGGCTCATGGAGAACCTCCCGGAGCCGCTGACTGTCTATCTATTCAGCCCGGATATACTCAGAAAACCCTCCGATTTTTGCTTCGCACGCTTTTTTGCCCTGATGATAGACCTCCGCCTCGGGACGACCACCGTTCCAGCTTTGAGCAAGGTGGACACCGTTGAAAGAATCGACGATTACCGGAAGTTCCTGGACGACATCGAATACCTGACGGCGAGGCTCAAGCTCGATCCTTCGACCCAGGGATTGCTCGCCTACAAGATGTGCTCCACGCTACCGGAGCTGGCTCCGCCGACGAGGGTGGTATACCTCTCGGCAAAAACCGGGGAGGGCTTCGACGAGCTGGAGACGCTGGCCTACGAGCACTACTGCACCTGCGGCGACTTAACGTAG
- the asnB gene encoding asparagine synthase (glutamine-hydrolyzing), whose translation MCLIAGGIGSNLREKFTVMINAGKHRGSDSFGVWTDEGVLKSDDFSKVSEIPDGRIGVLQCRLAMTGSKTFTQPFVNEFALVHNGEIYNHRELRAWLEGRGVSFESDVDSEVILRLIEHLLEGGASIEEAVRKAMTMLEGDYAVAISDGEVIHLFRDPVGVRPLYYSPDGFFASERKVLWAAGEEAIPVNPGELVTISAGGIERRRVFSLEELRRKPLTGERAVEALLRTLNCTVKHRVGKRTGVLFSGGLDSSLIALLASRYSDVVLYTAGAEGSPDLEWARKASETLGLPLREYVFDIDDVREVVPRVVFAIEEPNPMNLAIGIPLYFATRKARDDGVKVLLSGQGADELFGGYAKYLEKPELMESDLLELGERNLARDDKIAMLNSVEGRFPFLGLPVVSVGINTPIEAKISGSVRKLVLRKAALKAGLPEEVAMREKKAAQYGSFAQKFLEKLARREGLSLREYAEKAFKEAFKRD comes from the coding sequence ATGTGCCTCATAGCGGGTGGAATAGGCTCGAATCTGAGGGAGAAGTTCACCGTCATGATAAACGCCGGGAAGCACAGGGGGAGCGACAGCTTCGGCGTGTGGACCGATGAAGGAGTTCTCAAATCGGACGACTTTTCGAAGGTTTCGGAGATTCCAGATGGCAGGATAGGAGTTCTCCAGTGCAGGCTGGCAATGACGGGTTCCAAGACCTTTACCCAGCCCTTCGTCAACGAGTTCGCGCTGGTACACAACGGTGAGATATACAACCACCGCGAGCTGAGGGCATGGCTCGAGGGAAGGGGGGTTTCCTTCGAGAGCGACGTCGACAGCGAGGTAATCCTTAGGTTAATTGAACACCTGCTCGAAGGGGGAGCGTCCATAGAGGAGGCCGTAAGAAAAGCCATGACGATGCTTGAGGGCGACTACGCGGTGGCAATCTCGGATGGAGAGGTTATCCACCTCTTCCGCGACCCCGTTGGGGTTAGGCCCCTCTACTACTCACCCGATGGCTTCTTCGCGAGCGAGAGAAAGGTTCTCTGGGCGGCCGGGGAGGAGGCCATCCCGGTGAACCCCGGGGAGCTGGTGACGATATCCGCAGGAGGAATCGAAAGGAGGAGGGTCTTCTCGCTGGAAGAGCTTAGAAGAAAGCCCCTTACAGGAGAGAGGGCCGTCGAGGCACTCCTCAGAACCCTCAACTGCACGGTCAAACACCGCGTCGGGAAGAGAACCGGGGTGCTCTTCTCCGGGGGGTTAGATAGCTCCCTGATAGCCCTGCTGGCGTCGAGGTACTCCGATGTCGTCCTCTACACCGCCGGAGCCGAGGGAAGCCCCGACCTCGAATGGGCGAGGAAGGCCTCCGAGACCCTCGGACTTCCCCTCAGGGAGTACGTCTTTGACATAGACGACGTGAGAGAGGTCGTTCCGAGGGTCGTCTTCGCCATAGAGGAGCCGAATCCGATGAACCTCGCGATTGGGATTCCCCTCTACTTCGCAACCAGGAAAGCGAGGGACGATGGAGTTAAGGTCCTCCTGAGCGGACAGGGCGCGGACGAGCTTTTCGGCGGCTACGCGAAGTACCTGGAAAAGCCGGAGCTAATGGAGAGTGACCTTCTCGAGCTTGGCGAGAGGAACCTCGCGAGGGACGATAAGATAGCGATGCTCAACTCCGTTGAGGGCCGCTTCCCGTTTCTCGGCCTTCCCGTGGTCTCGGTCGGCATAAACACTCCCATTGAGGCTAAAATCTCCGGGAGTGTTAGAAAGCTCGTCCTCAGAAAGGCGGCACTGAAGGCGGGACTCCCTGAGGAAGTCGCAATGAGGGAGAAGAAGGCGGCACAGTACGGCAGCTTCGCCCAGAAGTTCCTCGAAAAGCTCGCCAGGAGAGAGGGACTGAGCCTGCGGGAATACGCTGAGAAAGCATTCAAAGAGGCTTTTAAACGGGATTAA
- a CDS encoding cell wall-binding repeat-containing protein yields MEWKKLGIIFIGFMFILGTVPQDHGYVSASDQDIVILVTDNEADLAMAYSVAGILDADVVVSPWGTYDPAVSAEILSRGAEMVIIIGGPVAVPDDYTSDFSDFGIPYERWYGETRYETNLAVIEGLKTEFPEAFARIEVVMVANGRDGLALREYIEAVKIGPLGAYGTPMILLTDSGRADETLEALGQFTILKGLVYMGTFEGDEPMFPLNRDWMSDFARGRFGEGVTIEEKATSPGLRDTREVLLAVQNKTERAEELLDGLQIPAARMKLESAKGLIEQAWSEYRAGNYGKAYRLAMVASGDADFVIARAYREIMTIYQGSAKMRLERRLFQFGVMLKVLESNGYDVSDIEALLQQAREALNRGDYSRVLNDLIPQIKMKLAEKTIRRHGMPSIPQPNPPSRGRGRGSRP; encoded by the coding sequence GTGGAGTGGAAAAAGTTGGGCATTATTTTCATCGGGTTCATGTTCATACTGGGGACGGTGCCCCAGGATCATGGCTACGTCTCCGCCTCAGACCAGGATATCGTTATCCTCGTGACGGATAACGAGGCCGATCTGGCTATGGCGTACAGCGTAGCCGGAATCCTGGATGCAGACGTCGTGGTAAGCCCCTGGGGAACCTACGACCCGGCGGTTAGCGCGGAGATACTCAGCAGGGGGGCAGAAATGGTGATCATAATCGGAGGACCCGTTGCCGTCCCCGACGACTACACCAGCGACTTCAGCGACTTTGGAATCCCCTACGAGCGCTGGTACGGTGAGACGAGGTACGAGACCAACCTGGCGGTCATAGAGGGTCTCAAAACGGAGTTTCCGGAGGCCTTTGCCAGAATCGAGGTCGTGATGGTGGCCAACGGGAGGGACGGACTCGCGCTGAGGGAGTACATTGAGGCCGTGAAAATAGGGCCGCTGGGTGCTTACGGAACGCCAATGATACTCCTTACGGATTCCGGACGGGCTGACGAGACTCTGGAGGCGCTGGGACAGTTTACCATTCTGAAGGGCCTGGTCTATATGGGCACCTTTGAGGGAGACGAGCCGATGTTTCCCCTCAACAGGGATTGGATGAGCGACTTCGCCAGGGGGCGCTTTGGCGAGGGGGTCACCATAGAGGAGAAGGCCACGTCACCCGGTCTTAGGGACACGAGGGAGGTTCTCCTGGCGGTTCAGAACAAGACGGAGAGGGCAGAGGAGCTTCTCGACGGCCTCCAGATACCCGCGGCGAGGATGAAGCTGGAGAGCGCGAAGGGTCTGATAGAGCAGGCGTGGAGCGAATACCGCGCCGGAAACTACGGGAAGGCCTACAGGCTGGCCATGGTGGCCAGTGGGGATGCCGATTTCGTGATAGCCAGGGCCTACAGGGAGATAATGACGATATACCAGGGATCGGCAAAGATGAGACTCGAGAGGCGGCTGTTCCAGTTCGGGGTCATGCTGAAGGTTCTCGAAAGCAACGGCTACGACGTGAGCGACATCGAGGCCCTCCTCCAGCAGGCGAGGGAGGCCCTCAACCGGGGCGACTATTCCAGGGTGCTGAATGACCTCATACCCCAGATAAAGATGAAGCTGGCGGAGAAGACGATCCGGAGGCACGGGATGCCGTCGATTCCTCAACCAAACCCGCCCTCAAGGGGTAGGGGCAGAGGAAGCAGACCATAA
- a CDS encoding glycosyltransferase family 4 protein → MRILMVGHYPPHGGGVANHLDSLVRELRKRHEVHVLTYGPIEPRDFERDFVHQVRVPPVYGFRGTSFAFLGSKKIVQLHREFDFDLVHAHFVGTTSFAGVLAKGKTGLPLVVTAHGSDLEHTAKLTLGKFYVKKTLIGADAVIAVSHWLAKKALSLGAPSVRVIPNGVRTLRGVKSRREYMVFIGALRNYKSPETFIELARHFPEREFLVVGDGPLRKKLERNAPENVRFLGYRSDIGEILSRSLLLVLPSRREGFGLVVLEANSTGIPVVARRVSAIPELVREGKNGLTFESFDGLLEAVEELLEPKRNRKAGGMGRRIAALYSWESVAKEVESVYLSVLG, encoded by the coding sequence ATGAGGATTCTGATGGTCGGACACTACCCCCCGCACGGTGGAGGCGTTGCGAATCACCTGGACAGCCTCGTGAGGGAGCTGAGAAAACGCCACGAGGTTCACGTCCTGACCTACGGCCCCATCGAACCCCGGGACTTTGAGAGGGATTTCGTCCACCAGGTTCGCGTTCCGCCGGTTTACGGATTCAGGGGGACGAGCTTCGCTTTTCTTGGTTCAAAGAAGATAGTCCAGCTCCACAGGGAGTTTGATTTCGACTTAGTCCACGCCCACTTCGTTGGAACAACGAGCTTTGCGGGGGTTCTCGCGAAGGGAAAAACGGGCCTGCCCCTGGTCGTAACCGCCCATGGGAGTGACCTGGAGCACACCGCAAAGCTGACCCTGGGGAAGTTCTACGTGAAGAAAACTCTGATCGGGGCCGACGCCGTAATAGCTGTCAGCCACTGGCTGGCCAAGAAGGCCCTCTCCCTCGGGGCACCATCGGTCAGGGTGATACCGAACGGTGTGAGAACCCTGAGGGGAGTAAAATCGAGAAGGGAGTACATGGTGTTCATCGGGGCGCTGAGGAACTACAAGAGTCCCGAGACGTTCATAGAGCTGGCCAGGCACTTCCCGGAGAGGGAGTTCCTGGTTGTGGGCGACGGCCCGCTGAGGAAAAAGCTCGAGAGGAATGCCCCAGAAAACGTCCGCTTCCTCGGCTACCGCTCCGACATCGGGGAGATACTCTCCAGAAGCCTCCTCCTGGTTCTCCCGTCGAGGAGGGAAGGCTTCGGCCTGGTGGTGCTCGAGGCGAATTCCACGGGCATACCCGTTGTGGCCAGGCGCGTAAGCGCGATCCCCGAGCTGGTGAGGGAGGGGAAGAACGGCCTGACCTTTGAAAGCTTTGACGGGCTTTTAGAGGCAGTGGAGGAACTCCTCGAGCCGAAGAGGAACAGGAAAGCCGGCGGGATGGGACGGAGAATAGCGGCGCTCTACTCGTGGGAATCGGTAGCCAAAGAAGTCGAGTCGGTTTACCTCTCGGTGCTGGGATAG
- a CDS encoding L-threonylcarbamoyladenylate synthase, translated as MTIVINMRDGVDERGIRIAARLILDGKLVAFPTETVYGLGADALNARAVKRIFEAKGRPADNPLIIHIADFDDLGKLAREIPEEAKLLAEKFWPGPLTMVLPKEEGVPDVTTGGLDTVAVRMPAHPIALALIRASTPIAAPSANISGKPSPTLAEHVIDDFYGRIEAIIDGGETRVGVESTVIDLTSERPTLLRPGGLPLEEIEKVIGEVEIHPAVKGKLVDVAKAPGMKYRHYSPNAQVIVVEGKRENVRRKIAELVREYRSRGLRVGVMATERHEADEFFHLGGTEEEVARNLFKALRELDRRGVDVIIAEGIEEKGLGFAVMNRLRKAAGYRIVWA; from the coding sequence ATGACGATAGTAATCAACATGCGAGACGGAGTCGATGAGAGGGGCATAAGGATAGCGGCCAGACTCATACTCGATGGAAAGCTCGTCGCGTTTCCAACGGAGACTGTATACGGCCTCGGGGCGGACGCACTCAATGCCAGAGCCGTTAAAAGGATATTCGAGGCGAAAGGAAGGCCCGCTGACAACCCGCTCATAATCCACATAGCGGATTTCGACGACCTTGGCAAACTCGCCAGGGAGATTCCTGAGGAGGCAAAACTCCTGGCGGAGAAATTCTGGCCGGGGCCGCTGACGATGGTTCTGCCAAAGGAGGAGGGGGTTCCGGACGTCACGACTGGCGGACTAGATACGGTAGCGGTCAGAATGCCGGCTCACCCGATAGCGCTCGCGCTGATAAGGGCCAGCACGCCGATAGCGGCCCCCTCGGCCAACATAAGCGGGAAGCCCAGTCCCACACTGGCGGAGCACGTCATCGACGACTTCTACGGGAGGATAGAGGCGATAATAGACGGCGGCGAGACCAGGGTCGGAGTGGAATCCACCGTGATAGACCTCACCTCGGAAAGGCCAACCCTCCTCAGGCCCGGCGGCCTTCCACTGGAGGAAATCGAGAAGGTCATCGGGGAGGTTGAAATACACCCCGCCGTAAAGGGCAAGCTCGTCGACGTGGCCAAAGCGCCGGGCATGAAGTACAGGCACTACTCACCGAACGCCCAGGTCATAGTGGTCGAGGGGAAGCGGGAGAACGTCAGGAGAAAGATAGCCGAACTCGTCAGGGAATACCGCTCCAGGGGACTGCGCGTCGGAGTCATGGCCACGGAGAGGCACGAGGCCGACGAGTTCTTCCACCTCGGCGGAACCGAGGAGGAGGTGGCCAGAAACCTCTTCAAGGCACTCAGAGAGCTGGACAGGAGGGGAGTGGACGTTATAATAGCCGAGGGGATTGAAGAGAAGGGCCTGGGCTTTGCAGTGATGAACAGACTGAGAAAGGCAGCAGGGTACAGAATAGTCTGGGCATAG
- a CDS encoding nucleotidyltransferase domain-containing protein, whose product MAREKVVRFWDEREVIYSPKRWRYLREKREKALGIMERLSQYDPQLYGSVARGDVRRDSDIDIFIPYRVPSYLIELALEGLVRRRKIVMATPWHLIKGVIEIDEETTVTFPLIEPTDRELEFYRWGGTIDIWGVKTKQRVPGVNKKLILIVPTERGHIEREVVGREPEVAKTLGVSVDIVTERVHVLTRRDAIGRTGIYIDEEVPDWMTFEEALKIIADRDPNVRRKVRERGGV is encoded by the coding sequence ATGGCGAGGGAAAAGGTGGTCAGGTTCTGGGATGAGAGGGAAGTGATTTATTCCCCCAAAAGGTGGCGCTATCTCCGGGAGAAGAGGGAGAAGGCGTTGGGTATAATGGAGAGACTTTCCCAGTACGACCCCCAGCTCTACGGGAGCGTCGCAAGGGGAGACGTTAGGAGAGACAGCGACATAGACATCTTCATCCCGTACCGGGTCCCCAGCTACCTCATCGAGCTGGCCCTAGAGGGCCTCGTGAGGAGAAGGAAGATAGTCATGGCCACCCCCTGGCACCTCATCAAAGGCGTGATAGAGATAGACGAAGAGACCACCGTGACTTTCCCCCTGATAGAGCCAACGGACAGGGAACTGGAATTCTACCGCTGGGGTGGCACGATAGACATCTGGGGCGTGAAGACGAAGCAGCGCGTCCCGGGAGTGAATAAGAAGCTGATTCTGATAGTCCCAACCGAGAGGGGACACATAGAGAGGGAAGTTGTTGGAAGAGAGCCTGAGGTGGCGAAAACGCTTGGAGTGAGCGTCGACATAGTAACCGAGAGGGTCCACGTGCTAACGAGGCGGGACGCTATAGGGAGGACCGGCATCTACATCGACGAGGAAGTCCCCGACTGGATGACCTTCGAGGAGGCTCTGAAGATAATAGCGGACAGAGACCCCAACGTGAGGAGAAAAGTGAGGGAGAGGGGAGGGGTTTAG
- a CDS encoding type II toxin-antitoxin system VapC family toxin: MRSFMVDSSVIIEHLKGNPSAKAILELLAEYDETACINDVVASEIIFIYLKRATGKSYLTLKKEKEFVRNVEKSPVYSLLEEFKFLDVNEFVFREARRIIDEHGLLPNDAFILATAKFYRCRALVTLDSDFQEVCENEGIRVISSPEELEEELKKL, translated from the coding sequence ATGAGGAGCTTTATGGTTGATTCGAGTGTCATCATCGAGCACTTAAAGGGAAACCCAAGTGCGAAGGCTATTCTGGAACTCCTAGCAGAATACGATGAGACTGCCTGCATAAACGACGTCGTCGCCTCTGAGATCATTTTCATATACCTAAAACGCGCCACCGGGAAGAGCTACCTGACACTTAAAAAGGAGAAGGAATTCGTGAGAAATGTCGAGAAAAGCCCGGTTTACAGCCTTCTCGAGGAGTTTAAGTTTCTAGACGTGAATGAGTTTGTTTTCAGAGAGGCTAGAAGGATTATCGACGAGCACGGTCTCCTCCCAAACGATGCATTCATCCTTGCCACTGCAAAGTTCTACCGCTGCCGGGCACTTGTAACGCTCGACAGCGACTTCCAAGAAGTCTGTGAGAATGAGGGTATAAGGGTAATATCATCTCCAGAAGAACTGGAGGAAGAATTGAAAAAGCTCTAA
- the serS gene encoding serine--tRNA ligase codes for MLDIKLIRENPDLVKGDLIKRGELEKLNWIDEILELDRKWRENLRKINALRKERNQLAVQIGKRKKAGEPVDDLLQRSNEIVKQIEELEAVNEELRKKIDYYLWRLPNITHESVPIGKDDTENVPIRFWGRARVWEGFLESFKEQSLGKMEYEVLDWRPRLHVDMLELLRGADLERAAKVSGARFYYLMNELVILDLALIRFALDKLIEKGFVPVIPPYMVRRFVEEGVTSFGDFEDVIYKVEGEDLYLIPTAEHPLAGMHANEIIDGKDLPLLYVGVSPCFRKEAGTAGKDTKGIFRVHQFHKVEQFVYARPEESWEWHEKIIANAEEIFQTLEIPYRVVNICTGDLGYVAAKKYDIEAWMAGQGKFREVVSASNCTEWQARRLNIRFRDKTHEKPKFVHTLNSTAIATSRAIVAILENFQTEEGVVKLPKALWKYTGFKEILPAHMKERCCGE; via the coding sequence ATGCTGGACATAAAGCTCATCCGTGAAAACCCGGACCTCGTCAAGGGTGACCTCATCAAGCGTGGCGAGCTTGAGAAGCTCAACTGGATCGACGAGATACTCGAACTCGACAGGAAGTGGCGCGAGAACCTCAGGAAGATAAACGCCCTGAGGAAGGAGCGCAACCAGCTGGCAGTCCAGATAGGCAAGAGGAAGAAGGCCGGAGAGCCGGTAGACGACCTCCTCCAGAGGAGCAACGAGATAGTGAAGCAGATCGAGGAGCTGGAGGCCGTCAACGAGGAGCTTAGGAAGAAGATAGACTACTACCTCTGGCGCCTGCCAAACATAACCCACGAGAGCGTTCCGATCGGTAAAGACGATACCGAAAACGTCCCGATAAGGTTCTGGGGCAGGGCGAGAGTCTGGGAGGGCTTCCTCGAGAGCTTCAAGGAGCAGAGCCTCGGGAAGATGGAGTACGAGGTTCTTGACTGGAGGCCCAGGCTCCACGTGGACATGCTCGAGCTTTTGAGGGGAGCAGACCTCGAAAGGGCCGCCAAGGTGAGCGGAGCGAGGTTCTACTACCTCATGAACGAGCTGGTCATACTTGATCTCGCCCTTATCCGCTTCGCCCTCGATAAGCTAATTGAGAAGGGCTTCGTTCCTGTGATTCCGCCCTACATGGTGCGCCGCTTCGTTGAGGAGGGCGTCACCAGCTTCGGCGACTTCGAGGACGTCATCTACAAGGTCGAGGGTGAGGACCTCTACCTCATCCCAACTGCTGAGCACCCGCTTGCCGGAATGCACGCCAACGAGATAATCGATGGCAAGGATCTACCGCTCCTCTACGTCGGCGTCTCCCCGTGCTTCAGGAAGGAGGCCGGAACCGCCGGAAAGGACACCAAGGGAATCTTCCGTGTCCACCAGTTCCACAAGGTCGAGCAGTTCGTGTACGCGAGACCGGAGGAGAGCTGGGAGTGGCACGAGAAGATAATAGCCAACGCCGAGGAGATATTCCAGACCCTTGAGATACCCTACCGCGTCGTCAACATCTGCACGGGCGATTTGGGATATGTTGCGGCGAAGAAGTACGACATAGAGGCCTGGATGGCCGGCCAGGGTAAGTTTAGGGAGGTCGTTTCCGCGAGCAACTGTACCGAGTGGCAGGCGAGAAGGCTGAACATCCGCTTCCGCGACAAGACCCACGAGAAGCCCAAGTTCGTCCACACGCTCAACTCCACCGCGATAGCGACCTCGAGGGCAATCGTTGCCATCCTCGAGAACTTCCAGACCGAGGAAGGCGTCGTGAAGCTCCCGAAGGCCCTCTGGAAGTACACTGGCTTCAAGGAGATCCTTCCGGCCCACATGAAGGAGAGGTGCTGTGGGGAGTGA